The genomic region TTTAGTAATGGTCATGCAATGTCCGGGCGAGAGTTTGTGAATTCCCTTGAACATTGTCATAGAAGAGGGGAGTTGATTAAAAGTAAGGAAGTGATAGATGGATTCTTCATCAGGCACAGCACTTACCCAGGGCAAGGTCAGCAATGCTTTTATTTCTGATGAAAAGCTGAAAATGCCATTGAATTCACAATAGTAAAGTGGTTTTTTTCCGGCTCTGTCGCGTGCCAGGTACAAGGTTGCTGAAGCTTCCTCCCAATAGGCAAATGCAAACATGCCATTAAGTTCTTTTAAAGCGCCATGCTTTTTTTTTCTTATAGAGCTGTAGTAAAACCTCTGTATCACTATCCGAAATATATCGATTCGAATTTCCTGTTTGAGTTTTAATTTCTTTGTAATTGTATATTTCACCATTGAAAACAATAGCATTTCCGGACTCATCTGTCATGGGTTGATGTCCGGATGGAGAAAGGTCAATGATGCTGAGACGTCGGTGACCGAAAGCCAGTTCTTTTCCTCTGGAAACCCATTTCCCCTGATCATCAGGACCCCTATGTGCAATCCGGTCATTCATTCGTTGCAGCAAATGTTCTGCATCAGGCAGAGCTGCTCCGTTTAGATTAAATATTCCGTTGATCCCACACATGTTAGAGTGATGTATAAAGTTGCTTTAAGGTGAGGGCCATTGATTCAATAGAATATGCTTTAGCATATATTTTTCGTTGCACTATACGATCAGGCGAATTTTCTGTTTTTACATTCACACGTTGCGTAAAGAAGTGAAGTGAGCTCCTCTACCGATGAAACTATTGCTTGTGGATCGTTAGGTCGGATGATCTCTGTTAAGCCTCCTCCGTCTTCAAAAGCAATTACTTTTTTTCCTTGCTGATATGCTTCTATGGCAACAAGTCCGAATGCTTCTCCCTGTGATGGAGCTACGCAAATATCGCAAACGGAAAGTAATGCACGGGAGTCACCATATCCGGGAAAGGAAATACGGTTTTCTGATTTTAACTGCTGTACTTGTTCCTTTAATGCCTGCTCTTCCGGGCCTTCACCAAGAATGATTAATCGGGCTTCCGGTAACTGGAGTTTGCAAAAAGCATCAATCAAACGGTCAAATCGTTTTACCTGAGCAAGTCTTCCGATGGCGACAATAAGAAAGGTGCCTGGTTCTTTTGTGAATGAAGGATCTGCATTTACTTTGGTCGTATAGTCCGGTACTCCATTGTAAATTACTTTTGAAATTTTGGGGCGAACGCCAAAAAAATTTTTGGAAACATCTTCGCTGAATTTGGAATTGTATGTAATGGCATCGGTGAAATTATTCAGAAAGTACTGTTGCATTTTACGTACAACTTTATCATTCAAAGTTGCTGTCCTCCCAATACCGAAATTACCATGTTCTGTGTATATTATTTTTTTATGACTCTTATGTGCCGCCCATGCCAGAACAGGATTGAAAGTGTGAAAATGAATGATATCATATTCCGATATAGCCTTTTTGCTTTTGCTGATTACCTCACGGTTCACTTGCAATCCGCCTTTAAAACCGGCTATGAACATATTTATTTTCAATTGTAAAAAATCATGCATGAGTTCCCCTTCTTCTTTGGCTATCAATAAACCGACCTTCATCGTACTGTCTTTTTTCTGCTCTTCCAGAAGATGATACACAATCTTTCCAATTCCACCCATCCCGGCCGACCAAATCACATGTAGTACGCTAAGCGGAATCATCTGTGTTTTTACGTAATTTTATGTGTAATAGATACGTGGCTAGGAGTAGAATGGTCAATTCACATCATTCAATTGTGAAATAATTGAAAATTGGTTAATTTTAGCTCTAGTTACATATTGCAATATTACAATTTGGAAAGGGAACATTTTATTGAGAAGAGGCTTTTTCTATCGTTTGTATAGGAACCTTAATATTGAGTTGATTTACAATAGGATAGTGATAATTAAAATACTTCTTTGAACAATAAGAAAATAGCAATTATTTTATATCAATCCTAAAATCGGATATCTAAAGATTGGACCTATGGGCCTAAAGGTGCAATTTGATCAATTTTTCCAGTTCACGCTTTCACAGGCAACTTTCACCAGAGGATTGTATTTCAAATATTGAAACTTGATTTCGTCAAGAGCATTGTTAAATGACTTTTGCAGTTAAACTTGATATCATTGTCATAAAATTGGGTAAATGTTCCCGATTATAAACTTTCATCCGCTTTAAGAATTCGAATCTTTCCTTAACAATCTCTGAGGTATTATGTGTGATAGGGCAATAAAAATCAAACCTGTTTAGTTTATGCTGTAATTTAAAATAATTTCTTCCAAAAAGCGAAAGCATTGAGGGTAATAAAATTCCGGTCCTGCTATAATCTAATTTTTCGGCCTTCCACAGTTTCATGTTCTTGGAAATGACATATCTTTCCATCTCTGGAAGAAAAAGTGGACTTTTGATGAGTGTTTCTTGAATAAATGCATCGAATTGTGGTCCGAAATTGGAAACCCATTCGCGAATATCATTATCTGATGGAGGGGTCTGGAACCAGAATTGGATCCATTGTTTGAGTTGAAGTAAGGGAGAACTAATTGGGTTTTTTGAATCATTGAGCATTTGGAGGTCATATAAAAGTCCTTTCATGTGCTGAAGTAAAGATCTGATTTTTATAACTTTATAGCTGTTTTGAATTTTTAAATCAATGTAGTTGATGATTATATATTCTATTGCCGTTTGAACTGATAAGCTCCTTTCTTCTTCTTGAGTTCGGAGACGGTGGTAGGAAGATGGGGCACTGCCGAACAATAATTGCTGGTCACTCCAAAGATTAAAATGAGTGTTTTCAGTAAAATGTTTTTCCGAAATTGCCATGATCCCGTGTGTGAACAACACCTTTTGATGTTTAGGCAATGATTCAAAACCGTTTTTTAAGCACGTTACCCCATTTTCGAAAACAAAAATTAAGTCGAGATCTGAAATTCCAGGGGTAGTAATGTTTCCGAATTTGTAAATAGCCTTTAGTCCATCCAGTTGCTTGTTCTTGTTTACTATACATGCAATTGTTTCGTCATATAACTGTCGTGTAATGGGACTGGGACGATCAATGAACTTATAGGTTAGCATGTGTTTTTTACGAGGTGTTTTCAAAAGGTTACAAGAATTGATTCTTTCTTGTTCCTTTGGATTAAATTATATTTCGAATGGAAGTTGAACTTTGCTGGCTTTCACGGGCACTTCAATTATACTGATTTTTTTTATTTTTCTTGGAAATGTTTTACTTTAATCAGAATCTGCATTTCGCCTGTATGTATTATAGACGAGTATTAAAGAGATGCGTTGGTATCAAATTGCGCGTGTTTGCGAAGTCTGGTAATAAAGCGTAATATAATGATTGTCTCTCTTGAAATTCAACGAATATGCCGTTTTTATAAATCATCATTTTCACTTTTATTGAACAAAAATAACTTTTATACAGATCTTTCGAAAGATAATGAGTTTTTTCTTATTTTATTAACTGTATAAAATGAGGTATAATTAAAAAAATGAACCATGGATACGATCTGAAATGGAATAAGATAACTTCTTGTGAGGAGTTTCCATCCATTAGACTGAGAGAGGAGGATACGTCTGGCGCATTCATAAATTTCATGTCGGAATCCTAAAGCTCCTTCAAAAGAAATTTAGTGACTAAATGAACGATCGAAGTATTTAATCCCATTTAAGGAAGTT from Bacteroidota bacterium harbors:
- a CDS encoding glycosyltransferase family 4 protein, with protein sequence MIPLSVLHVIWSAGMGGIGKIVYHLLEEQKKDSTMKVGLLIAKEEGELMHDFLQLKINMFIAGFKGGLQVNREVISKSKKAISEYDIIHFHTFNPVLAWAAHKSHKKIIYTEHGNFGIGRTATLNDKVVRKMQQYFLNNFTDAITYNSKFSEDVSKNFFGVRPKISKVIYNGVPDYTTKVNADPSFTKEPGTFLIVAIGRLAQVKRFDRLIDAFCKLQLPEARLIILGEGPEEQALKEQVQQLKSENRISFPGYGDSRALLSVCDICVAPSQGEAFGLVAIEAYQQGKKVIAFEDGGGLTEIIRPNDPQAIVSSVEELTSLLYATCECKNRKFA